One Deltaproteobacteria bacterium DNA window includes the following coding sequences:
- the tsaB gene encoding tRNA (adenosine(37)-N6)-threonylcarbamoyltransferase complex dimerization subunit type 1 TsaB, translating into MGIVLGIDTTERSCSVSLVSSGSSLAQRMSFDTVATEQALALIFDTLRDAEVGLERVSKIAVAVGPGSFTGIRSGVSIAYGLSCGLDGVPVCGVSVLCARALPYRSAASFLIPILTASNTEKFYCIYASNQTNLSHFPQVGMLKIASNECLEDCLSTDMLKCLKDLNIKTDNPESCFRKIEVDFSASPSCLAEVDFPATLVAKCAEIVPASTTAISGAFLWKEGAKLLELLYVKDANAKTLVERQLARCDQTHNLCP; encoded by the coding sequence ATGGGCATTGTACTAGGCATTGATACAACGGAGCGATCTTGTAGCGTATCGCTAGTTAGTTCCGGGAGTTCTCTGGCTCAGAGAATGTCTTTTGATACAGTGGCTACTGAGCAAGCACTCGCATTGATTTTTGACACACTAAGAGACGCGGAAGTTGGACTAGAACGGGTTTCAAAAATAGCCGTGGCTGTAGGCCCCGGCAGTTTCACAGGAATTAGGTCTGGGGTATCTATTGCATATGGCTTAAGCTGTGGACTAGATGGAGTCCCCGTTTGTGGCGTGTCTGTTTTGTGCGCGCGGGCATTGCCATATAGGAGCGCGGCTAGTTTTCTAATACCGATACTCACCGCGAGCAATACAGAAAAATTCTACTGCATATACGCTTCAAATCAGACAAATTTGTCTCATTTTCCTCAGGTTGGAATGCTTAAGATTGCTAGTAACGAATGTTTGGAGGATTGTTTGAGTACTGACATGCTTAAATGCCTTAAGGATCTAAACATAAAGACTGATAATCCAGAAAGTTGTTTTAGGAAAATAGAAGTAGATTTTTCGGCTTCGCCATCTTGCCTAGCGGAGGTAGATTTTCCAGCTACATTGGTAGCTAAATGCGCGGAAATTGTGCCCGCTAGTACTACGGCGATAAGCGGCGCTTTTTTGTGGAAGGAGGGTGCAAAGCTTTTGGAACTGCTATACGTTAAGGATGCCAATGCTAAGACATTGGTCGAGCGGCAATTGGCGCGTTGCGACCAAACTCATAACTTGTGCCCTTAA